Proteins from a genomic interval of Neovison vison isolate M4711 chromosome 4, ASM_NN_V1, whole genome shotgun sequence:
- the LOC122904147 gene encoding cationic trypsin-like translates to MKTFIFLALLGVAAAFPIDDDDKIVGGYTCQRNSVPYQVSLNSGYHFCGGSLINSQWVVSAAHCYKSRIQVRLGEHNIAVSEGGEQFINSAKVIRHPRYNQNTIDNDIMLIKLSSPATLNSRVSSISLPKSCAAAGTQCLISGWGNTLSTGQKYPDVLQCLQAPILSDSTCRKAYPGKITSNMICLGYLQGGKDSCQGDSGGPVVCNRELQGIVSWGMGCAQKGKPGVYTKVCNYVSWIQQTIAAN, encoded by the exons ATGAAGACCTTCATCTTCCTTGCCCTGCTGGGAGTCGCTG CTGCTTTCCCCATTGATGATGATGACAAGATCGTTGGGGGCTACACCTGTCAGAGGAATTCTGTTCCCTACCAGGTGTCCCTGAACTCGGGCTATCACTTCTGTGGCGGCTCCCTCATCAATTCCCAGTGGGTGGTGTCCGCAGCTCACTGCTACAAGTC CCGAATCCAGGTGCGTCTGGGAGAACACAACATCGCAGTCTCTGAGGGTGGTGAGCAATTCATCAATTCAGCCAAGGTCATCCGCCACCCCAGATACAACCAAAATACTATCGATAATGATATCATGCTGATTAAACTGAGCTCTCCAGCCACCCTCAACTCTCGAGTGTCTTCTATCTCTCTGCCAAAATCCTGTGCGGCTGCTGGTACCCAGTGCCTCATCTCTGGCTGGGGGAACACCCTGAGTACTGGGC aaaaGTATCCTGATGTCCTGCAGTGTCTTCAAGCTCCCATCCTCTCTGACAGCACTTGCCGCAAAGCCTACCCTGGCAAAATCACCAGCAATATGATCTGTCTGGGTTACCTGCAGGGTGGAAAGGATTCTTGTCAG GGTGATTCTGGTGGCCCTGTGGTCTGCAACAGAGAGCTCCAGGGCATTGTCTCCTGGGGTATGGGCTGTGCTCAGAAAGGCAAACCTGGTGTCTACACCAAGGTCTGCAACTACGTAAGCTGGATTCAGCAAACCATTGCTGCCAACTAA